In a single window of the Sylvia atricapilla isolate bSylAtr1 chromosome 20, bSylAtr1.pri, whole genome shotgun sequence genome:
- the HEATR6 gene encoding HEAT repeat-containing protein 6 isoform X2, translating into MHHLLNRYQVMVDEQNLNFLLSYCISALRQCSSWTHVEILQALAALVYNNGPKCQKYLPDLLGQAGLLLHFSDPAQPDVELRRAAVRSMANLCLSVPAQPYLDESYRSVCFQTFLSVLQSSKTSDVDDITFCMLLQSALKGVQSLLNGGKMKLMQTDQIGALLAVLKKCMFHGLPGLSIEVPTALYPAPLPQYDKRSPVKQEQSEPATSKQTGSRRRKCKGKQKKGEFGEEGREDSGDAGNESVLGADMLKLHLEDVQPRASDVCAGKDPLSSQPTGWKCISSSESEYSDAEGGIQSKVRSYQANVRQGALACFLSTIKSIEKRVLYGYWSAFVPDAPGIGSPQSVSLMTIALKDPSPKTRACALQVLSAFLEGSKQFLSVAEDANDHKRAFTPFSVTIASSIRELHRCLLLALVAESSSQTLTQIVKCLANLVSNAPYSRLKPGLLTRVWNQIKPYISHKDVNVRVSSLTLLGAIVSVQAPLPEVQLLLQQPSSSGLNSSGSATPGRFFSCEQWRTAVPWAGESPRDNPAGCGPPEPCWLLRLCVSIIILPREDSCSDSDTTFPSLGSVYEPCPLRLEALQVLALLVKGYFPMAQSYFLELGEVACRCMEEMDPSIQLHGAKLLEELGTGVLQQHKPDSPTAPEQRVPVSVVVTFWTMMLNGPLPGTLQNSPHPTLQTSACDALSSILPEAFSLLQGDQQILCVTLLLGLNHSENPLVKAAAARALGVYILFPCLRQDVMFVADTANAILNSLHDKSPNVRAKAAWSLGNLTDTLIINMETMGQSFQEELSDLLLLKLLRSATEASKDRDKVKSNAVRALGNVLHFLQPCHVANPRFREAMEESLQALIATVGSEATMKERLFGPLRLSVPFPL; encoded by the exons ATGCATCACTTACTCAACAGATATCAG GTGATGGTTGATGAGCAGAACTtgaatttccttctctcttaCTGCATCTCGGCTCTGAggcagtgcagctcctggaCACATGTTGAAATTCTGCAAGCCTTAGCAGCTCTTGTTTACAATAATGGGCCTAAGTGTCAGAAG tatcTCCCAGAtctgctgggccaggctgggctcctgctgcacTTCAGTGACCCTGCCCAGCCAGACGTGGAGCTCAGGAGGGCAGCTGTGCGCAGCATGGCAAACCTGTGCCTCAG tgtccctgcacagccatACCTGGATGAGTCCTACAGAAGTGTCTGTTTTCAAACTTTCTTAAGTGTTCTGCAGTCTTCAAAAACCTCTGATGTAGATGACATCACTTTTTGCATG ttaCTGCAAAGTGCACTGAAAGGTGTCCAGTCGCTTCTCAACGGTGGGAAGATGAAACTGATGCAAACTGACCAAATTGGAGCTCTTCTGGCAGTGTTAAAG AAATGCATGTTCCATGGGCTGCCAGGACTGAGCATAGAGGTGCCCACAGCCCTGTACCCTGCTCCTTTACCTCAGTATGATAAAAGGTCCCCTGTCAAGCAGGAACAGTCAGAACCAGCCACCTCTAAGCAGACAGGG AGCCGAAGAAGAAAGtgcaaagggaaacaaaagaagggAGAGtttggggaagaaggaagagaagactCGGGGGATGCAGGAAACGagtcagtgctgggagcagacaTGCTGAAATTGCACTTGGAGGATGTGCAGCCTCGTGCATCAGAtgtgtgtgctgggaaggaTCCCCTGTCCTCACAGCCCACGGGCTGGAAATGCATCAGCAGCAGCGAGTCGGAATATTCTGATGCTGAAGGTGGAATACAGAGCAAAGTGAG GTCTTACCAAGCCAATGTTCGCCAAGGGGCTCTGGCCTGTTTCCTCTCCACTATAAAGTCAATAGAAAAGAGAGTTCTTTATGGCTACTGGTCAGCATTTGTCCCTGATGCCCCTGGAATTGGCAGCCCCCAATCTGTGTCCCTGATGACTATTGCTCTAAAGGACCCTTCTCCAAAG aCACGTGCCTGTGCTCTTCAAGTCCTCTCAGCCTTTCTGGAAGGTTCTAAGCAGTTCCTCTCTGTGGCTGAAGATGCCAATGACCACAAGAGAGCTTTTACTCCCTTCTCTGTCACCATTGCTTCCAGCATCCGGGAGCTGCAccgctgcctgctgctggccctggtgGCAGAGTCCTCCTCTCAGACACTGACACAGATTGTCAAG tgccttGCAAACTTGGTTTCCAACGCACCCTACAGCCGATTGAAACCTGGGCTGCTTACCAGGGTGTGGAACCAGATCAAGCCCTACATCTCTCACAAAG ATGTTAACGTTCGAGTTTCCAGCCTCACATTGTTGGGGGCAATAGTTTCTGTCCAGGCACCTTTGCCAGAggtgcagctgctcctgcagcagcccagctcctcgGGGCTAAACAGCAGCGGCAGCGCAACCCCTGGGCGCTTCTTCTCCTGTGAGCAGTGGAggacagcagtgccctgggcaggggaaagCCCTCGGGACAATCCAGCAGGGTGTGGCCCTCCAGAGCCGTGCTGGCTGCTCCGCCTGTGTGTGTCCATCATCATCCTGCCCCGGGAGGATTCCTGCTCCGACAGCGACACCACCTTCCCGTCCTTGGGCAGCGTCTATGAGCCGTGTCCCCTGCGCCTGGAGGCCCTGCAG GTGTTGGCTCTTCTTGTGAAAGGTTATTTCCCTATGGCTCAGAGCTACTTCCTAGAACTTGGAGAAGTGGCTTGCAGATGCATGGAAGAAATGGATCCATCCATCCAGCTTCATGGAGCCAAA cttctggaggagctgggcacgggtgtcctgcagcagcacaaacctgACTCCCCCACTGCCCCTGAGCAGAGGGTGCCTGTCAGTGTG gTTGTGACCTTCTGGACAATGATGTTAAATGGCCCTTTACCTGGCACTCTGCAGAACTCCCCCCACCCCACTCTCCAGACAAGTGCCTGTGATGCCCTGTCCTCTATCTTACCAGAGGCTTTCAGCCTCCTGCAG GGTGACCAGCAGATCCTGTGTGTCACGTTGCTGCTTGGCCTGAACCACAGTGAGAACCCCCTggtgaaagctgctgctgcccgagCCCTGGGAGTCTACATCCTCTTCCCGTGCCTCAGGCAG GATGTGATGTTTGTGGCAGACACAGCAAATGCCATTCTGAACTCCCTCCATGACAAGTCTCCCAACGTCCGTGCCAAGGCAGCCTGGTCCCTGGGCAACCTCACAGACACCCTCATCATCAACAT GGAAACCATGGGACAAAGCTTCCAGGAGGAACTTTCTgatctcctgctgctgaaattGCTGCGGTCTGCAACAGAAGCATCCAAGGACAGAGACAAG GTGAAGAGCAACGCTGTCCGTGCCCTTGGGAACGTGCTCcatttcctgcagccctgccacgTGGCCAACCCCAGGTTCAGGGAGGCCATGGAGGAGTCCCTGCAGGCCCTGATTGCCACGGTGGGCAGCGAGGCCACCATGAAG gagaggCTCTTTGGGCCACTCAGGCTTTCAGTGCCCTTTCCTCTGTAG
- the HEATR6 gene encoding HEAT repeat-containing protein 6 isoform X1 — protein sequence MHHLLNRYQVMVDEQNLNFLLSYCISALRQCSSWTHVEILQALAALVYNNGPKCQKYLPDLLGQAGLLLHFSDPAQPDVELRRAAVRSMANLCLSVPAQPYLDESYRSVCFQTFLSVLQSSKTSDVDDITFCMLLQSALKGVQSLLNGGKMKLMQTDQIGALLAVLKKCMFHGLPGLSIEVPTALYPAPLPQYDKRSPVKQEQSEPATSKQTGSRRRKCKGKQKKGEFGEEGREDSGDAGNESVLGADMLKLHLEDVQPRASDVCAGKDPLSSQPTGWKCISSSESEYSDAEGGIQSKVRSYQANVRQGALACFLSTIKSIEKRVLYGYWSAFVPDAPGIGSPQSVSLMTIALKDPSPKTRACALQVLSAFLEGSKQFLSVAEDANDHKRAFTPFSVTIASSIRELHRCLLLALVAESSSQTLTQIVKCLANLVSNAPYSRLKPGLLTRVWNQIKPYISHKDVNVRVSSLTLLGAIVSVQAPLPEVQLLLQQPSSSGLNSSGSATPGRFFSCEQWRTAVPWAGESPRDNPAGCGPPEPCWLLRLCVSIIILPREDSCSDSDTTFPSLGSVYEPCPLRLEALQVLALLVKGYFPMAQSYFLELGEVACRCMEEMDPSIQLHGAKLLEELGTGVLQQHKPDSPTAPEQRVPVSVVVTFWTMMLNGPLPGTLQNSPHPTLQTSACDALSSILPEAFSLLQGDQQILCVTLLLGLNHSENPLVKAAAARALGVYILFPCLRQDVMFVADTANAILNSLHDKSPNVRAKAAWSLGNLTDTLIINMETMGQSFQEELSDLLLLKLLRSATEASKDRDKVKSNAVRALGNVLHFLQPCHVANPRFREAMEESLQALIATVGSEATMKVRWNACYALGNVFKNPALPLGEALWATQAFSALSSVVKSCKNFKVRIKSAMALSIPSRRECYGSTEQFCQIWSALVVALQRSEDTEDFLEFKYSSSLRTQICRALLHLLGLARSTDLPFLGATLRAHGDAIKPYVLQYLRASGEESEAGMHTDLGERERGVQRAIDHLSGVERELQGKVRVRVSLYLEDVLTDHTNATGLTEA from the exons ATGCATCACTTACTCAACAGATATCAG GTGATGGTTGATGAGCAGAACTtgaatttccttctctcttaCTGCATCTCGGCTCTGAggcagtgcagctcctggaCACATGTTGAAATTCTGCAAGCCTTAGCAGCTCTTGTTTACAATAATGGGCCTAAGTGTCAGAAG tatcTCCCAGAtctgctgggccaggctgggctcctgctgcacTTCAGTGACCCTGCCCAGCCAGACGTGGAGCTCAGGAGGGCAGCTGTGCGCAGCATGGCAAACCTGTGCCTCAG tgtccctgcacagccatACCTGGATGAGTCCTACAGAAGTGTCTGTTTTCAAACTTTCTTAAGTGTTCTGCAGTCTTCAAAAACCTCTGATGTAGATGACATCACTTTTTGCATG ttaCTGCAAAGTGCACTGAAAGGTGTCCAGTCGCTTCTCAACGGTGGGAAGATGAAACTGATGCAAACTGACCAAATTGGAGCTCTTCTGGCAGTGTTAAAG AAATGCATGTTCCATGGGCTGCCAGGACTGAGCATAGAGGTGCCCACAGCCCTGTACCCTGCTCCTTTACCTCAGTATGATAAAAGGTCCCCTGTCAAGCAGGAACAGTCAGAACCAGCCACCTCTAAGCAGACAGGG AGCCGAAGAAGAAAGtgcaaagggaaacaaaagaagggAGAGtttggggaagaaggaagagaagactCGGGGGATGCAGGAAACGagtcagtgctgggagcagacaTGCTGAAATTGCACTTGGAGGATGTGCAGCCTCGTGCATCAGAtgtgtgtgctgggaaggaTCCCCTGTCCTCACAGCCCACGGGCTGGAAATGCATCAGCAGCAGCGAGTCGGAATATTCTGATGCTGAAGGTGGAATACAGAGCAAAGTGAG GTCTTACCAAGCCAATGTTCGCCAAGGGGCTCTGGCCTGTTTCCTCTCCACTATAAAGTCAATAGAAAAGAGAGTTCTTTATGGCTACTGGTCAGCATTTGTCCCTGATGCCCCTGGAATTGGCAGCCCCCAATCTGTGTCCCTGATGACTATTGCTCTAAAGGACCCTTCTCCAAAG aCACGTGCCTGTGCTCTTCAAGTCCTCTCAGCCTTTCTGGAAGGTTCTAAGCAGTTCCTCTCTGTGGCTGAAGATGCCAATGACCACAAGAGAGCTTTTACTCCCTTCTCTGTCACCATTGCTTCCAGCATCCGGGAGCTGCAccgctgcctgctgctggccctggtgGCAGAGTCCTCCTCTCAGACACTGACACAGATTGTCAAG tgccttGCAAACTTGGTTTCCAACGCACCCTACAGCCGATTGAAACCTGGGCTGCTTACCAGGGTGTGGAACCAGATCAAGCCCTACATCTCTCACAAAG ATGTTAACGTTCGAGTTTCCAGCCTCACATTGTTGGGGGCAATAGTTTCTGTCCAGGCACCTTTGCCAGAggtgcagctgctcctgcagcagcccagctcctcgGGGCTAAACAGCAGCGGCAGCGCAACCCCTGGGCGCTTCTTCTCCTGTGAGCAGTGGAggacagcagtgccctgggcaggggaaagCCCTCGGGACAATCCAGCAGGGTGTGGCCCTCCAGAGCCGTGCTGGCTGCTCCGCCTGTGTGTGTCCATCATCATCCTGCCCCGGGAGGATTCCTGCTCCGACAGCGACACCACCTTCCCGTCCTTGGGCAGCGTCTATGAGCCGTGTCCCCTGCGCCTGGAGGCCCTGCAG GTGTTGGCTCTTCTTGTGAAAGGTTATTTCCCTATGGCTCAGAGCTACTTCCTAGAACTTGGAGAAGTGGCTTGCAGATGCATGGAAGAAATGGATCCATCCATCCAGCTTCATGGAGCCAAA cttctggaggagctgggcacgggtgtcctgcagcagcacaaacctgACTCCCCCACTGCCCCTGAGCAGAGGGTGCCTGTCAGTGTG gTTGTGACCTTCTGGACAATGATGTTAAATGGCCCTTTACCTGGCACTCTGCAGAACTCCCCCCACCCCACTCTCCAGACAAGTGCCTGTGATGCCCTGTCCTCTATCTTACCAGAGGCTTTCAGCCTCCTGCAG GGTGACCAGCAGATCCTGTGTGTCACGTTGCTGCTTGGCCTGAACCACAGTGAGAACCCCCTggtgaaagctgctgctgcccgagCCCTGGGAGTCTACATCCTCTTCCCGTGCCTCAGGCAG GATGTGATGTTTGTGGCAGACACAGCAAATGCCATTCTGAACTCCCTCCATGACAAGTCTCCCAACGTCCGTGCCAAGGCAGCCTGGTCCCTGGGCAACCTCACAGACACCCTCATCATCAACAT GGAAACCATGGGACAAAGCTTCCAGGAGGAACTTTCTgatctcctgctgctgaaattGCTGCGGTCTGCAACAGAAGCATCCAAGGACAGAGACAAG GTGAAGAGCAACGCTGTCCGTGCCCTTGGGAACGTGCTCcatttcctgcagccctgccacgTGGCCAACCCCAGGTTCAGGGAGGCCATGGAGGAGTCCCTGCAGGCCCTGATTGCCACGGTGGGCAGCGAGGCCACCATGAAGGTGCGCTGGAACGCGTGCTACGCGCTGGGGAACGTGTTCAAGaaccctgccctgcctcttG gagaggCTCTTTGGGCCACTCAGGCTTTCAGTGCCCTTTCCTCTGTAGTCAAGTCCTGCAAGAACTTCAAAGTGAGAATCAAGTCAGCCATGGCCCTGTCCATCCCCAGCAGGAGGGAATGCTACGGCTCCACGGAGCAGTTCTGCCAAATCTGGAGTGCCTTGGTGGTGGCCCTGCAGAGGAGTGAGGACACCGAGGACTTCCTGGAGTTCAAGTacagctccagcctcaggaCCCAGATCTGCCGGGCCCTGCTGcacctgctggggctggcgAGGAGCACAGACCTGCCCTTCCTCGGGGCCACCCTCAGGGCCCACGGGGACGCCATCAAACCCTACGTGCTGCAGTACCTCAGGGCTTCAGGGGAGGAGAGCGAGGCCGGGATGCACACGGAcctgggggagagggagagaggagtgCAGAGAGCCATCGACCATCTCAGTGGGGTCGAGAGAGAGCTGCAGGGCAAGGTGAGAGTGAGAGTGTCCCTGTACCTGGAGGATGTCCTGACGGACCACACCAATGCCACGGGGCTGACAGAAGCTTGA